From Paenibacillus antri, one genomic window encodes:
- the yycI gene encoding two-component system regulatory protein YycI — protein sequence MDWSRAKTVLIWAFLLLNVLLGYQLWMDELNLTTFAENATRRDEMNRLLEQKDVRLATAIPEGTPSLREITVRLQSGERSEEPTPLSAPFPRSRLNDASLVRESLAVDVPNLDAYEPDPYASKPGDMRYVMHQLHGGLPMFEMRLELYGEGDTIDRYRVIYSEVETPSPLEAPPPQGQEVLSAYVVVGSLAENYLPRGAVVADVRLGYHGPIFESETQVLAPYWRIVLNTGETYYVHAVNGAVEGPSAETVRAAR from the coding sequence ATGGATTGGAGCCGCGCGAAGACGGTGCTGATCTGGGCGTTCCTGCTGCTGAACGTTCTGCTCGGGTATCAGCTGTGGATGGATGAATTGAATTTGACGACCTTCGCGGAAAATGCGACCCGCCGCGACGAAATGAACCGGCTGCTCGAACAAAAAGACGTACGGCTTGCAACGGCCATCCCGGAGGGCACGCCGTCGCTTCGCGAAATTACGGTGCGGCTGCAATCGGGCGAACGCTCCGAGGAGCCGACGCCGCTGTCCGCGCCGTTCCCGCGAAGCCGGCTGAACGACGCTTCGCTCGTGCGCGAGTCGCTCGCGGTCGACGTGCCGAATCTGGACGCCTACGAGCCGGATCCGTATGCGTCCAAGCCGGGCGATATGAGGTACGTGATGCATCAGCTGCACGGCGGTCTGCCGATGTTCGAGATGCGGCTCGAGCTGTACGGCGAAGGAGATACGATCGACCGGTATCGGGTCATCTACTCCGAGGTCGAGACGCCTTCGCCGCTGGAGGCGCCGCCGCCGCAAGGGCAGGAAGTGTTATCGGCGTACGTCGTCGTGGGCAGTCTTGCGGAGAACTATTTGCCGCGCGGCGCCGTCGTCGCGGATGTGCGGCTCGGCTATCACGGACCGATCTTCGAATCGGAGACGCAGGTGCTCGCGCCGTACTGGCGCATCGTGCTGAATACGGGGGAGACGTATTACGTGCACGCGGTGAACGGGGCGGTCGAAGGACCGTCCGCCGAGACGGTTCGGGCCGCGAGGTAG
- a CDS encoding MBL fold metallo-hydrolase: MGFRFTILSSGSTGNATLIEYGEHRVLLDAGLSAKRIEQLLLERGVAPDGLKCIFVTHEHSDHVKGLGAMARKYKLPVYANMNTWNELDRAVGDLSDDQRVAFKTGDVLTFGDLAVESFPISHDAAEPVAYNFQVGNVKLSIATDIGYMSPVVREKVRDANVLVLESNHDVDMLRVGKYPWNVKRRILSDVGHLSNDAAGEALCELVTERTKRVYLAHLSRDHNQLDLAKLTVNSILCESGVSTEERPVRLMDTYYDRSTEWDTVEES; this comes from the coding sequence ATGGGCTTTCGATTTACGATTCTATCGAGCGGGTCGACCGGCAACGCGACGCTTATCGAGTACGGAGAACATCGCGTGCTGCTCGACGCGGGGCTGAGCGCGAAGCGGATCGAGCAGCTGCTGCTCGAGCGCGGCGTGGCGCCGGATGGGCTGAAGTGCATCTTCGTGACGCACGAGCACTCGGATCATGTCAAAGGGCTCGGCGCGATGGCCCGGAAATACAAGCTTCCGGTGTACGCGAACATGAACACGTGGAACGAGCTGGACCGCGCGGTCGGCGACCTGTCCGACGATCAGCGCGTCGCCTTCAAGACGGGCGACGTGCTGACGTTCGGCGATCTGGCGGTGGAGTCGTTCCCGATCTCGCACGACGCGGCCGAGCCGGTGGCGTATAACTTCCAGGTCGGGAACGTGAAGCTCAGCATCGCCACCGACATCGGGTATATGAGTCCGGTCGTGAGGGAGAAGGTGCGGGACGCCAACGTGCTGGTGCTCGAATCGAATCACGACGTCGATATGCTTCGCGTCGGCAAGTACCCGTGGAACGTCAAGCGCCGGATTCTGAGCGACGTCGGACACTTGTCCAACGACGCCGCGGGAGAGGCGTTGTGCGAGCTCGTCACGGAGCGGACGAAGCGCGTATACTTGGCGCATCTGAGCCGGGATCACAACCAGTTGGATTTAGCCAAGCTTACGGTGAATAGTATATTGTGTGAGTCCGGCGTGTCGACCGAAGAGCGTCCGGTGCGTCTGATGGACACCTATTACGACCGATCGACGGAATGGGATACGGTCGAGGAGTCGTAG
- a CDS encoding S1C family serine protease, translating to MSLFDDDFYSPKVSPRERRRLTSQENDRWPGRRRLPAFRRPLAVAVAGAAGLVVALVLISSLWGGRGGEAVLEGAAPQGAAAPDGTQPVSVVDVVQRMKPAIVSVISLQSFSFDGEEETEQQTGIGSGIVYKKEGNVAWVVTNHHVIEGASSLEVVSADGQRMAGTLVGSDPLTDLAVLKIDAREVDGVASFGDSDALREGEAAIAVGHPYGLGYSPTFTLGIISSLHRIIPISLAMDGTIDWEMELLQTDAAINHGNSGGALVNQDGMVIGINSMKVAESGVEGLGFAIPSNAAVPIIAELEEYGKVRRPYLGVATVDLRQYRVTDEEEEAVELPAEVKDGIIVLEAYGPASEAGIRTNDVIVALDGRPIASTLELRKYLYANKQIGDPIRVDYYRDGKKDSVTAKLTETPES from the coding sequence ATGAGTTTGTTCGACGACGATTTTTATTCGCCCAAGGTGTCCCCGCGGGAACGCAGAAGGCTGACGAGTCAAGAGAACGATCGTTGGCCCGGGCGGCGGCGTCTGCCGGCGTTCCGGCGGCCTCTGGCGGTCGCCGTCGCCGGCGCGGCGGGTTTGGTGGTCGCGTTGGTGCTGATCTCTTCGCTCTGGGGAGGGCGCGGCGGCGAGGCCGTCTTGGAAGGCGCGGCGCCGCAAGGGGCGGCCGCTCCGGACGGGACGCAGCCCGTCAGCGTCGTAGACGTCGTGCAGCGGATGAAGCCGGCGATCGTCAGCGTCATCAGCTTGCAAAGCTTCTCCTTCGATGGGGAAGAGGAGACGGAGCAGCAGACCGGCATCGGGTCGGGGATCGTGTATAAGAAGGAAGGCAACGTCGCGTGGGTCGTCACGAATCATCACGTGATCGAGGGCGCGTCCTCGCTCGAAGTCGTCTCGGCAGACGGCCAGCGCATGGCCGGCACGCTCGTCGGCTCCGACCCGCTGACCGACCTCGCGGTGCTGAAGATCGATGCGCGCGAGGTGGACGGCGTCGCGTCGTTCGGCGACTCGGACGCGCTGCGGGAGGGCGAAGCGGCGATCGCGGTCGGGCACCCGTACGGGCTCGGCTATTCGCCGACGTTCACGCTCGGCATCATCTCGTCGCTGCATCGGATCATCCCGATCTCGCTCGCGATGGACGGTACGATCGACTGGGAGATGGAGCTGCTGCAGACCGACGCGGCGATCAACCACGGCAACAGCGGCGGCGCGCTCGTCAATCAAGACGGCATGGTCATCGGCATCAACTCGATGAAGGTGGCGGAATCGGGCGTCGAAGGTCTCGGGTTCGCGATTCCGAGCAACGCGGCGGTGCCGATCATCGCCGAGCTCGAGGAGTATGGCAAGGTGCGACGGCCGTATCTCGGCGTGGCGACGGTAGATCTGCGGCAGTACCGGGTGACCGACGAGGAAGAGGAAGCGGTCGAGCTGCCGGCGGAGGTCAAGGACGGCATTATCGTGCTCGAGGCGTACGGACCGGCGTCGGAAGCGGGAATACGCACGAACGACGTCATCGTGGCGTTGGACGGCCGGCCGATCGCGAGCACGCTGGAGCTTCGGAAATATTTGTACGCCAACAAGCAAATCGGCGACCCGATTCGGGTAGACTATTACCGAGACGGCAAGAAGGATTCCGTCACCGCGAAGCTGACGGAGACGCCGGAATCGTAA
- a CDS encoding CxxH/CxxC protein yields the protein MYVVCEEHLELALDRFVDEYEDAPDVVDLRATTFPAWEPPATCEECSRTARYLVV from the coding sequence ATGTATGTCGTATGCGAAGAACATCTGGAGCTGGCGTTGGACCGGTTCGTGGACGAATACGAGGATGCGCCGGACGTCGTAGACTTACGCGCGACGACGTTCCCGGCTTGGGAGCCGCCCGCCACGTGCGAGGAATGTTCCCGGACCGCGCGTTACCTCGTGGTGTAA
- the rlmH gene encoding 23S rRNA (pseudouridine(1915)-N(3))-methyltransferase RlmH translates to MHIQIVAVGKLKEKYLVQGIAEYAKRLGAYAKLDIVEVPDEQAPESMSAADEERVKTKEGERILAKIKDGSHVIVMAIDGQMWTSEQLSSHIADLGTYGKSHVTFIIGGSNGLSADVMRRADTKISFGRITYPHQLIRLILVEQVYRAFKIMRGEPYHK, encoded by the coding sequence ATGCACATTCAGATCGTCGCCGTCGGCAAATTGAAGGAGAAATATCTCGTCCAGGGGATCGCGGAATACGCGAAGCGGCTCGGGGCGTACGCGAAGCTCGACATCGTCGAGGTGCCGGACGAGCAGGCTCCGGAATCGATGAGCGCAGCCGACGAGGAGCGCGTGAAGACAAAGGAAGGAGAGCGCATCCTCGCCAAAATCAAAGACGGCTCCCACGTCATCGTGATGGCCATCGACGGTCAAATGTGGACCTCCGAGCAGTTGTCCTCTCACATCGCAGACCTCGGTACGTACGGGAAGAGCCACGTCACGTTCATCATCGGGGGCAGCAACGGCCTCTCCGCCGACGTCATGCGCCGCGCCGACACGAAAATCTCCTTCGGGCGCATCACGTACCCGCACCAGCTGATCCGCTTGATCCTCGTGGAGCAGGTGTATCGGGCGTTTAAGATAATGCGGGGAGAACCTTACCATAAATAA
- a CDS encoding SAM-dependent methyltransferase, translating into MTGIKKERYRFSEAPIWDIQRKYYEEKGTTAWNRGQVPQYITSNPMIAGAYAEMIFAFLQDRAMKEGRSEPVFIVELGAGAGRLAYHVLHELRQLRDYAGIPLPPFRYIMTDLAMNNVEAWKKHPALQSFIAEGLLDFAQFDAVHDTVLSLVGSGVTISEGELTQPLVIVANYFFDSIPQDLIYVGDGQIYEADVEIEYPEHHETLTHSEWLERIALRYEYRRAPEYEQGTYPYRDVISVYREQLEDSHILFPSAGIACLDRLNQLTQAGFLLITADKGDHLLDSWTFAEPPELVLHGSFSLTANYHAIRHVFEQRGAAALFPPHHYKNINVGCILHLDQPMDYPNTRLAYRRRIERFGPDEFFSMKEWVDRNQDSMGLQQMLSFWRLGGYDAEFLIQNAKRIASLLSDANDEEKQDMLRGIQLMWSSYYAMEQRYDLALNAGFLLFEMGMYEHSKPFLEMPVNQDQDEVLSTVYYCLAICCFELELAEDALRYIRKLLEIEPDHEEALAWIRRFE; encoded by the coding sequence ATGACAGGGATTAAAAAGGAACGTTACCGCTTCAGTGAAGCGCCGATTTGGGATATCCAGCGAAAATATTATGAAGAAAAAGGAACAACGGCCTGGAACAGAGGCCAAGTTCCTCAATACATCACGAGTAATCCGATGATCGCTGGCGCATATGCAGAGATGATCTTTGCGTTTCTTCAAGATCGGGCAATGAAGGAAGGTCGTTCAGAGCCTGTTTTCATTGTGGAGCTTGGAGCGGGAGCGGGACGTCTTGCTTATCATGTGTTGCATGAGCTGCGCCAGTTGAGAGACTATGCGGGTATACCGCTGCCTCCGTTCCGGTATATCATGACGGATTTGGCGATGAACAATGTCGAGGCGTGGAAGAAGCATCCCGCTCTACAATCTTTTATTGCCGAGGGGCTGCTGGATTTTGCGCAATTCGATGCAGTGCATGATACCGTATTGAGCCTCGTTGGATCAGGCGTAACCATTAGCGAAGGGGAGCTGACACAACCGTTAGTCATCGTTGCCAACTACTTTTTCGACAGTATTCCGCAAGACTTGATATATGTTGGCGACGGGCAAATTTATGAAGCGGATGTTGAAATCGAATATCCCGAACATCATGAAACCCTTACACACTCGGAATGGTTAGAGCGAATCGCTTTACGCTACGAGTACCGGCGGGCGCCCGAATACGAACAAGGAACCTATCCATACCGTGACGTCATTTCCGTATATCGGGAACAACTGGAAGACTCGCATATTTTATTTCCTAGCGCAGGGATCGCTTGTTTGGATCGATTAAATCAATTAACTCAGGCGGGATTTCTATTGATCACTGCGGACAAGGGAGACCATTTACTGGACAGCTGGACATTCGCGGAGCCACCGGAGTTGGTCCTACATGGAAGTTTTTCTTTAACGGCAAATTACCATGCGATTCGGCATGTCTTTGAACAAAGAGGAGCCGCGGCGTTATTCCCCCCGCATCATTATAAAAATATCAATGTCGGCTGTATTCTTCATTTGGATCAACCCATGGATTACCCGAATACGAGGTTAGCTTATCGTCGGCGTATCGAACGCTTTGGTCCGGACGAATTTTTTAGTATGAAGGAATGGGTTGACCGCAATCAAGATAGCATGGGACTACAGCAAATGTTAAGTTTTTGGCGTTTGGGCGGTTATGACGCGGAATTTCTCATTCAGAACGCGAAGCGGATCGCCAGTCTGCTGTCGGATGCCAACGATGAAGAAAAGCAGGACATGTTGAGAGGCATACAGCTGATGTGGTCGTCCTACTACGCTATGGAGCAGCGTTATGATCTGGCGCTTAATGCCGGATTTTTACTGTTTGAGATGGGCATGTACGAACACTCCAAGCCGTTTTTGGAAATGCCGGTAAATCAAGACCAAGATGAGGTCTTATCAACCGTATATTATTGCCTTGCCATTTGTTGTTTCGAGTTGGAGTTAGCCGAAGATGCCTTAAGGTACATAAGAAAATTATTAGAGATTGAGCCTGATCATGAAGAGGCATTGGCGTGGATACGCCGTTTCGAGTAA
- a CDS encoding ATP-binding protein, producing MRLDEQLKDVESACFVGRTEELRIMLSHAAGDWNWQWLHIHGQGGIGKSALLRRFRSELEGMPCFSLDGGRNKEDALEKLAVQLGEIGTFDHFDSDPDVIVERLNQLSRGSGCNFVLLIDAFEE from the coding sequence ATGCGGCTGGACGAACAATTGAAGGATGTCGAGTCAGCTTGTTTTGTGGGACGAACCGAGGAACTTAGGATCATGCTCAGCCACGCCGCCGGCGACTGGAATTGGCAGTGGCTGCACATCCATGGCCAGGGGGGCATAGGCAAGTCCGCACTGCTTAGGCGATTCCGTTCGGAATTAGAAGGAATGCCTTGTTTTAGTTTAGATGGGGGCAGAAATAAGGAAGATGCATTGGAAAAGTTGGCCGTACAACTCGGGGAAATAGGTACATTCGATCACTTCGATTCGGATCCGGACGTCATTGTTGAGCGGTTGAATCAGCTTTCCCGTGGGTCAGGTTGCAACTTCGTCCTGTTGATCGATGCATTCGAAGAATAG
- a CDS encoding alpha/beta fold hydrolase yields MSVHEVELSLDGYRYFARQIDCEKGEQEPILFLSGAFQNMDAWDKFVRYFKDKCAMVLIDLPGVGKSDLLPEEYGLDYLVRGVVQLLDHLRIDRVKILSASYGTPIAYEFAKKRTNRVSRLILAGIMKEIPPDSRDNVIRTVEHLQHGRTEMFADEVINGLMNTDPSIEINRRKLVIKLFRSQLLQLTPDLVEKYIANTRRLLNHPPLRIDNSPDVPALIFTGEHDPFTKPEYCREIADSFRNSAFTTIRQADHIFHLEQFDTVIQLCDRFFFKNALDGLPGCNSMEYRGILGDGGGSFD; encoded by the coding sequence ATGTCCGTTCATGAGGTAGAGCTGTCTTTGGATGGTTACCGTTATTTCGCTCGGCAGATCGACTGCGAGAAGGGCGAACAAGAGCCCATACTATTCCTAAGCGGAGCGTTTCAGAACATGGATGCCTGGGATAAGTTCGTACGCTACTTTAAGGATAAATGCGCTATGGTATTGATCGATCTCCCCGGAGTCGGCAAGTCCGATCTGCTCCCCGAAGAGTACGGACTGGACTACTTAGTGAGAGGGGTTGTCCAGCTTCTTGACCACCTGCGTATTGATCGGGTAAAAATTCTTTCGGCATCCTATGGCACGCCGATCGCCTACGAATTCGCGAAAAAGCGAACGAATCGGGTATCCCGCCTCATATTGGCCGGCATCATGAAGGAAATTCCGCCGGATTCGAGAGATAACGTCATAAGGACGGTAGAGCATCTACAACACGGCAGAACCGAGATGTTCGCCGACGAAGTGATTAACGGGTTAATGAACACCGATCCTTCGATCGAGATTAACCGGCGCAAGCTCGTTATCAAGCTCTTCAGAAGCCAACTGCTGCAGCTGACCCCCGATCTCGTCGAAAAGTACATTGCAAATACTAGACGGCTGCTGAATCACCCTCCGCTCCGCATCGATAACTCGCCCGACGTGCCCGCTCTGATTTTTACGGGAGAGCATGACCCGTTCACCAAACCGGAGTATTGCCGGGAAATCGCTGATTCATTCCGAAATTCTGCCTTCACTACGATCCGCCAAGCCGATCACATCTTTCATCTTGAGCAATTCGACACGGTCATCCAATTGTGCGATCGCTTTTTCTTTAAGAATGCGCTTGACGGTCTTCCCGGATGCAACTCGATGGAATACCGAGGAATATTAGGTGATGGGGGAGGCTCGTTTGACTGA